A window of Pirellulales bacterium contains these coding sequences:
- a CDS encoding type II secretion system F family protein: protein MSPLMISIAAFVGVSALVGAVAVMLRERTDGRTEDRLDLFAAAGGKGARKEQKETVLLEPLDDHESALDQFLNEHFNLTRLFEQADTSLKPATFFLISAIFGGLGGAVAAYFSPLAMVPVIAILMGLLPLMWLLFRRSRRLKAFAAQLPDALELIARALRAGHSLAAGFHLVQDEMPSPIAGEFGRVFEEQNLGVPFEESLEALSTRIPNTDLRFFTTAIILQRQTGGDLAEILDKIGHLIRERFRIWGQVQALTGEGRLSGIVLLGLPPVLFLAVYHLNPTYVMVLFTDPMGKQMLAGGVVMQILGALVIRKIINIKV from the coding sequence ATGAGCCCCTTGATGATTTCGATCGCCGCATTCGTCGGCGTTTCGGCCCTGGTCGGGGCCGTGGCGGTCATGCTGCGCGAACGGACCGACGGCCGCACCGAGGACCGTCTCGACTTGTTCGCGGCCGCCGGCGGCAAAGGCGCGCGCAAGGAGCAGAAGGAAACAGTTCTGCTCGAGCCGCTCGACGACCACGAGTCGGCGCTCGATCAATTTCTCAACGAGCACTTCAATCTGACGCGGCTGTTCGAACAGGCCGATACGTCGCTCAAGCCGGCGACGTTTTTCCTGATCTCGGCGATTTTCGGTGGGCTCGGCGGCGCGGTCGCCGCGTATTTTTCGCCGCTGGCCATGGTGCCGGTGATCGCGATCCTGATGGGTCTGCTGCCGCTGATGTGGCTGCTGTTCCGCCGGTCCCGGCGGTTGAAGGCCTTTGCCGCACAGTTGCCCGATGCCTTGGAACTGATCGCCCGCGCCCTCCGCGCCGGGCACAGCCTCGCGGCGGGATTTCACCTCGTGCAGGACGAAATGCCCAGCCCGATTGCCGGCGAGTTTGGCCGGGTGTTCGAAGAACAGAATCTCGGCGTGCCTTTCGAAGAATCGCTCGAGGCACTGTCGACGCGGATTCCCAACACCGACCTGCGGTTCTTCACCACCGCGATCATTCTGCAACGTCAGACGGGTGGCGATCTTGCCGAAATCCTCGACAAGATCGGCCACTTGATTCGCGAGCGCTTTCGCATCTGGGGCCAGGTGCAGGCGCTCACCGGCGAAGGCCGGCTCTCGGGCATCGTGCTCCTCGGATTGCCGCCGGTGCTGTTCCTGGCCGTTTATCACCTCAATCCGACCTACGTGATGGTGCTGTTCACCGACCCGATGGGCAAGCAAATGCTCGCCGGCGGCGTCGTCATGCAGATCCTCGGGGCGCTGGTGATTCGCAAGATCATTAACATCAAAGTGTGA